From a single Brettanomyces bruxellensis chromosome 7, complete sequence genomic region:
- the SSL2 gene encoding DNA repair helicase RAD25 (BUSCO:EOG09260HSP), translating into MESEPIDVSEQQPEASSGGKKESPKEKEEDDKYFSSGGESTDDTAASDYEVLDRLHASSRTSGRRSTKQEAREKADEAEKRALAMDRPSDFVPDSVSRIFPDNASRPLWINPLDGRIYLESFSPLFEQAQDFLITIAEPVSRPSFIHEYRITTHSLYAAVSVGLETDDIISVLNRLSKVPVAPSVVEFIKQATHSYGKVKLVLKHNRFFVESSQADILRMLLHDEVIGKLRFRPGKNGNNNENTKNSSSNNNNNSTKDSNDNLAIAEAAVPSYAFGKNTVDKNNNKKEESAKDNEEEEDVEDIYESVIGDEGDEAEDDIDKVHSFEIATESVEIVKKRCQEIDYPMLEEYDFRNDVRNANLEIDLKPSTQIRPYQEKSLSKMFGNGRARSGIIVLPCGAGKTLVGITAACTIRKSAIVLCTSSVSVMQWRQQFLQWCTIQPNQIAVFTSENKEMFSGDSGLVISTYSMVANTRNRSHDSQKVMDFITSREWGFIILDEVHVVPAAMFRRVVTTIAAHAKLGLTATLVREDEKISDLNFLIGPKLYEANWMELSQKGHIANVQCAEVWCPMPAEFYQEYLRENARKRMLLYIMNPTKFQACQFLIHYHENRGDKIIVFSDNVYALEQYALKLGKPFIYGSTPQQERMNILQNFQYNEQVNTIFLSKVGDTSIDLPEATCLIQISSHYGSRRQEAQRLGRILRAKRRNDEGFNAFFYSLVSKDTQEMYYSTKRQAFLVDQGYAFKIITHLNGMENLPNLAYSTPKERRELLQEVLLKNEEAAGVELGEDSENLIGHGVSKRIKTSSSRAVKNQSSLSGLAGGEDMAYVEYSRNQNKELASHHPFFQKNYYRKKMR; encoded by the exons ATGGAATCGGAACCAATAGATGTCAGTGAGCAGCAGCCAGAGGCTTCAAGtggtggaaaaaaggagTCTCcgaaggaaaaagaggaggATGACAAATATTTCTCTTCTGGTGGTGAATCCACTGATGACACAGCAGCATCTGATTATGAGGTTTTAGACAGATTGCatgcttcttcaagaacatctggaagaagatcaacaaAGCAGGAGGCACGGGAAAAGGCCGATGAGGCCGAAAAAAGAGCTCTGGCTATGGATAGGCCTTCAGACTTTGTTCCGGACTCTGTTTCGAGGATTTTT CCAGATAATGCCTCCAGACCATTGTGGATCAACCCACTCGATGGCCGCATTTACTTGGAGAGCTTTTCCCCTCTTTTTGAGCAGGCACAAGACTTCCTTATCACAATTGCAGAACCTGTCAGCAGGCCAAGTTTCATACACGAATACAGGATCACAACACATTCGTTATATGCGGCGGTGTCCGTCGGATTAGAGACCgatgatattatttccGTTTTGAACCGTCTTTCGAAAGTTCCGGTGGCCCCTAGTGTTGTCGAATTTATAAAACAAGCAACGCACTCTTACGGAAAGGTGAAGTTGGTGTTGAAACACAACAGGTTTTTTGTGGAGTCATCGCAGGCGGATATTCTCCGGATGTTGTTGCATGATGAGGTGATTGGGAAGCTTCGGTTTAGGCCTGGAAAGAACGGAAACAATAatgaaaacacaaaaaattcatcaagcaacaacaacaacaacagcacTAAGGACAGCAACGATAATTTGGCCATTGCCGAGGCCGCGGTGCCAAGCTATGCATTTGGGAAAAATACCGTGGataaaaacaacaacaagaaggaggaaagcGCAAAGGATAAcgaagaggaggaagatgttgaagatataTATGAAAGTGTCATTGGAGATGAGGGAGACGAGGCAGAAGATGATATAGACAAAGTGCATTCGTTCGAGATCGCAACGGAATCGGTGGAAattgtcaaaaaaagatgccAGGAGATCGACTATCCAATGTTGGAGGAGTATGACTTCAGGAACGATGTGAGAAACGCCAACTTGGAGATCGACTTGAAGCCATCGACACAGATCAGACCTTACCAGGAGAAGTCTCTTAGTAAGATGTTTGGTAACGGACGTGCCAGATCCGGTATCATTGTCTTGCCTTGTGGTGCTGGTAAAACTTTGGTTGGAATTACTGCGGCCTGCACAATCAGGAAGTCTGCAATTGTTTTGTGCACTTCCTCCGTGTCTGTGATGCAGTGGCGGCAGCAATTCTTGCAGTGGTGCACAATCCAGCCCAATCAGATTGCAGTTTTCACTTCTGAGAATAAGGAAATGTTTAGTGGCGATTCTGGATTGGTCATTTCAACGTATTCTATGGTTGCTAATACCAGAAACAGGTCTCACGACTCACAGAAGGTTATGGACTTCATCACTTCCAGAGAGTGGGGTTTCATTATATTGGATGAGGTGCACGTTGTGCCTGCTGCAATGTTTAGAAGAGTTGTTACCACCATTGCAGCACATGCAAAGCTCGGATTAACGGCTACTTTGGTCCGTGAGGACGAGAAAATCTCGGATTTGAACTTCCTTATCGGACCAAAGCTATATGAGGCCAACTGGATGGAGTTGTCACAAAAGGGCCACATTGCAAATGTTCAGTGTGCAGAGGTGTGGTGTCCAATGCCTGCTGAGTTTTACCAGGAGTATCTCCGGGAAAATGCGAGAAAGCGGATGCTATTATACATTATGAATCCGACAAAGTTCCAGGCATGCCAGTTCTTGATTCACTACCATGAAAATAGAGGAGACAAGATTATTGTCTTCTCAGATAACGTCTATGCTTTGGAGCAATACGCATTGAAGCTTGGAAAACCGTTCATTTACGGCTCAACTCCGCAACAGGAGAGAATGAACATTCTTCAAAACTTCCAGTACAATGAGCAGGTGAACACGATATTCTTGTCAAAGGTCGGCGACACATCGATCGACTTGCCGGAGGCCACCTGCTTAATTCAGATATCGTCTCATTACGGATCCAGAAGACAGGAGGCACAAAGATTGGGACGTATTTTGCGtgccaaaagaagaaacgACGAGGGATTCAACGCTTTCTTTTATAGTTTAGTGTCAAAAGATACTCAGGAGATGTACTATTCCACAAAGAGACAGGCATTTTTGGTCGATCAGGGTTACGCTTTCAAGATTATTACCCACTTGAATGGAATGGAGAATCTTCCGAACTTGGCATACTCGACTCCAAAGGAGAGAAGGGAGTTACTTCAGGAAGTTTTGTTGAAGAACGAGGAGGCAGCAGGCGTGGAATTGGGAGAGGATTCGGAGAATTTGATTGGCCACGGTGTCTCAAAGAGAATTAAAACATCATCTTCCAGAGCAGTTAAAAACCAGAGTTCGCTTTCTGGTCTGGCTGGAGGTGAGGACATGGCATATGTGGAATATTCCAGAAACCAAAACAAGGAATTGGCATCCCACCATCCGTTCTTCCAGAAGAATTACTAccggaagaagatgagatGA
- a CDS encoding uncharacterized protein (BUSCO:EOG09263B7X) gives MLSASKISTKCTSRLRVFNNVRLQSTKAGSARDGIESSAKVSQSGSEREAESTRISDEDAQVLLDRLFRKNMPTWSLKSSLKPYSRNRTFANIQEKNKFEALDKKLLELQHQPVDFHYYLRNMSDLKSANQLPYKFGSNQLVSDDAKLKHFLRQIVWEFNAPIRYAFGYGSKVFGQGKNVDSSKSQVDMIFAVSYPDHWHSLNLHQYSDHYSWIRMLGSEAISKIGSWGAGVYFNPFVKMNFQKSENLRGQSSDFELKYGVTSVDNLIDDLTNWSTMYLSGRMQKPLAIVRDTPQISLLEQFNLVSALKLAVLMVGKPEFTEHELYRAITSMSYMGDPRIAMGGENPNKVENIVSAQFPYFRKLYLPLIQSYFTDTIQITSDINSAAEHQFKFADSSKVKAAFLSELPKSFRKKVLSKYVSKYEREFSKDLLSQNSLGRLPSVVSTAFKPVKAHQDLTFMELQDLAKTPATRLSEIPVEDWEYIPENSDFRTAEFVQRIADDEHLAENLKLSVKQTVSRPAMIQTCKGVLTAGISRSVQYALDKRRKYRSGKEHKQ, from the coding sequence ATGTTGTCTGCATCAAAAATAAGTACAAAGTGCACTTCACGGTTGAGAGTTTTCAATAATGTGAGACTGCAATCAACTAAAGCAGGCAGTGCACGTGATGGTATTGAGAGTAGTGCTAAAGTTTCTCAGAGCGGATCCGAGAGAGAAGCTGAGAGTACGAGAATTTCAGATGAGGATGCACAAGTTTTATTGGACAGATTGTTCAGGAAAAACATGCCAACATGGTCATTAAAATCATCGTTGAAGCCATACTCCAGAAATAGAACATTCGCAAATATTCAGGAGAAGAACAAGTTCGAGGCTCTGGACAAAAAGCTACTTGAGCTTCAACATCAGCCGGTTGATTTTCATTACTACTTGAGAAACATGTCCGATTTAAAAAGTGCCAACCAGCTTCCTTACAAATTTGGATCGAACCAACTTGTTTCAGATGATGCAAAGCTTAAGCACTTCCTTCGTCAGATAGTCTGGGAGTTCAACGCTCCAATAAGATACGCATTTGGATATGGATCCAAAGTTTTTGGCCAGGGCAAGAATGTCGACAGTTCTAAGTCCCAGGTGGATATGATATTTGCTGTTTCTTACCCGGACCACTGGCACTCATTAAACCTCCACCAGTATTCCGATCACTACTCGTGGATAAGGATGCTGGGATCCGAGGCAATCTCGAAAATTGGAAGTTGGGGAGCTGGCGTTTACTTCAATCCATTTGTGAAGATGAACTTCCAAAAAAGCGAGAATTTGAGGGGTCAAAGTTCTGATTTTGAGCTAAAATACGGTGTTACTTCCGTTGACAACCTCATTGATGATCTTACTAACTGGTCCACGATGTATCTTAGTGGACGAATGCAGAAACCATTGGCAATAGTGCGAGACACTCCTCAGATTTCGCTATTGGAGCAGTTTAACCTAGTGAGTGCTTTAAAACTGGCTGTTTTGATGGTAGGCAAACCAGAATTTACTGAGCATGAATTATATCGTGCCATTACCTCAATGTCATACATGGGAGATCCTAGGATTGCTATGGGTGGGGAAAACCCCAataaagttgaaaatatcGTCTCTGCGCAATTTCCATATTTCAGAAAGCTATACCTTCCATTGATTCAGAGCTATTTCACTGATACGATACAGATCACAAGCGACATAAATTCGGCTGCCGAACATCAATTTAAGTTTGCCGACTCATCAAAGGTTAAAGCTGCATTCTTATCTGAGCTTCCAAAGAGCTTTAGAAAGAAGGTTCTATCCAAGTATGTCTCAAAATACGAGCGGGAGTTTTCGAAAGATCTTCTTTCACAAAATTCTTTGGGCAGACTTCCATCAGTCGTGTCTACGGCTTTCAAACCGGTTAAGGCACATCAAGATTTGACCTTCATGGAGCTTCAGGATTTGGCAAAAACACCTGCAACAAGATTGTCCGAGATTCCTGTTGAGGACTGGGAGTACATTCCAGAGAATAGTGATTTCAGGACTGCGGAATTTGTTCAGAGGATTGCGGATGATGAGCATCTTGCAGAAAACTTGAAGCTTAGTGTCAAACAGACAGTTTCAAGACCTGCAATGATTCAAACATGTAAAGGTGTTTTGACCGCAGGAATTTCAAGATCCGTGCAGTATGCTCTTGACAAAAGGAGAAAGTACCGCTCTGGAAAGGAACACAAACAGTAA
- a CDS encoding uncharacterized protein (BUSCO:EOG092619RJ), whose protein sequence is MDNNFNGNDDSHRISYAPNATPRPSSARRRKRLSLLPNNVTIGAPRLMTQFSVKRRRLPTNSIPQSVPRPFRAASRLNSFDVASESRRRITLQRMSNGQMQQMPPFYPPSSSGRFFDDTASMAPPSSSSRPKRFSTIPGSQRIPDPRLKRGDRSYQAKMQKDLFDYLTANKFDIHMKQQLTARTLRSPTQKEFILMFQFLYKRIDPGYRFVRSSEQDIYSILKFLEYPYLGNITKSQLGAVGGTSWPTFLAMLHWIMQLVQQVENFDKIDLTSLNLVPDVESPDQAGLSDNESNNNSIVFSKKETDPVILRENSILDRLFTTFVINSYKSYLATGSTDYTEFYRDMEREYKKLTQDIAAKAEHFNAKNKELGVELSRMEEEHNRLQAKIDRMKALKIDVSKFQKYVESQEQRSQQWPTILSRAQQDIDSVKKSIAEAKQEKDKIVADLGKKGFTLHEIEEMHKTRSRLSSEFESVTEKQKQLNVSVDEKRKKLQEDFKILDGLVKDYNKKMYDILDKSELPEIRKLIITGFSDSLITDDSKLGLKPAELIPELENVDPRTVLAGLKTKLQEKHVENREEYVQIQEKFDDSNLEAVSLKDQLDELEDKLAKSRKDYDELNEQKKADVASKQWEIEQQSTRIKSLQTRLDEERKQTEEEYEKMKSQLKKLTVGLAEQRNKLLIEIANSIGYVISFKTGMMGDLESANKDLIQECKEQINNTKADH, encoded by the coding sequence ATGGATAATAACTTCAATGGCAACGATGATAGCCATCGCATATCATATGCTCCAAATGCAACACCAAGACCTTCTTCGGCTAGAAGGAGAAAACGGCTCAGTCTTCTCCCCAATAATGTGACTATAGGGGCACCGAGATTAATGACACAGTTCAGTGTGAAAAGGAGGCGATTACCAACAAATTCAATACCACAATCCGTCCCTAGACCCTTTAGAGCAGCGAGCAGACTTAATTCCTTTGATGTAGCATCTGAATCACGCAGAAGAATCACTCTTCAGAGGATGTCAAACGGCCAAATGCAACAAATGCCACCTTTTTATCCACCTTCATCTAGTGGCCGATTTTTCGATGATACAGCATCTATGGCACCtccttcatcatcatcgagGCCGAAACGATTTTCTACAATACCGGGCAGTCAGAGAATACCGGATCCAAGACTGAAAAGGGGTGATCGTTCGTATCAGGcaaaaatgcagaaagatCTCTTCGACTACCTTACAGCAAACAAGTTTGATATCCACATGAAGCAGCAACTTACGGCAAGAACGCTCCGAAGTCCCACCCAGAAAGAGTTTATTCTCATGTTCCAGTTTTTATACAAGAGGATAGACCCAGGATACAGGTTTGTGAGGTCTTCCGAGCAGGATATATACTCCATATTGAAGTTTCTCGAGTATCCATACCTTGGGAATATTACAAAGTCGCAACTTGGTGCTGTTGGAGGAACAAGCTGGCCCACGTTTCTTGCAATGCTTCACTGGATCATGCAATTAGTCCAACAGGTGGAGAATTTTGATAAGATTGATCTCACTTCTTTGAATCTCGTGCCAGATGTTGAATCACCAGATCAGGCAGGGTTATCAGATAATGAGAGTAATAACAACTCGATTGTTTTCAGCAAGAAGGAGACGGATCCTGTAATCTTACGTGAAAATAGCATTTTAGACCGCCTATTTACCACATTTGTCATTAATTCGTATAAAAGCTATTTGGCAACGGGGTCTACGGACTATACTGAGTTCTACAGAGATATGGAAAGAGAATATAAAAAGCTCACTCAAGATATAGCAGCCAAAGCTGAACATTTCAACGCtaaaaataaggaattGGGTGTGGAGCTTTCCCGAATGGAGGAGGAGCATAATCGGCTCCAGGCAAAGATTGATCGTATGAAGGCATTGAAGATTGATGTTAGTAAGTTTCAAAAGTATGTGGAATCACAGGAACAACGGAGTCAACAATGGCCGACTATTCTCAGCCGAGCTCAGCAAGATATTGACAGtgtgaagaaaagcatagCGGAAGCCAAGCaagaaaaggataaaaTAGTTGCGGATCTCGGTAAGAAAGGTTTTACATTACATGAGATTGAGGAAATGCATAAAACTAGGTCACGTTTATCATCCGAATTTGAGTCTGTAacagaaaagcagaagcagtTGAATGTTTCTGTTGATGAGAAGCGTAAAAAGTTGCAAGAGGATTTCAAAATACTCGACGGACTTGTTAAGGACTATAATAAGAAAATGTACGACATATTGGACAAGTCAGAGCTGCCGGAAATCAGAAAACTTATTATAACCGGATTTTCTGACAGTTTAATTACGGATGATAGCAAGTTGGGACTAAAGCCTGCAGAGCTTATACCAGAGTTAGAAAATGTGGATCCCAGAACGGTATTGGCCGGTCTCAAAACTAAGCTTCAGGAAAAGCATGTTGAAAATAGAGAGGAGTATGTCCAGATCCAGGAAAAGTTTGATGATTCAAACCTCGAAGCAGTTTCTTTGAAGGATCAGTTGGATGAGTTGGAGGATAAATTAGCCAAGTCAAGGAAAGATTATGATGAATTGAACGAGCAGAAGAAGGCAGATGTTGCTTCAAAGCAGTGGGAAATTGAGCAACAAAGCACACGCATAAAGTCATTACAAACAAGGTTGGATGAAGAGCGTAAGCAAACAGAGGAGGAGTacgaaaagatgaagtcaCAGCTGAAAAAGTTGACTGTTGGATTAGCGGAGCagagaaacaagttatTGATCGAGATAGCCAACTCTATTGGCTATGTGATATCGTTCAAAACCGGAATGATGGGTGACCTAGAAAGTGCAAATAAAGACCTGATACAGGAGTGCAAGGAACAGATTAATAATACGAAAGCGGATCACTGA
- a CDS encoding uncharacterized protein (BUSCO:EOG09264ZWF) — MAKERQIVIITSDGDKFPVERKVAEKSILIKNMLKNLLPPEDEQEDDDSDVDVDEDDEPIEIPTQNVRSAVMKNILEWCEHYKDYEFPDDEQDDDSKKSAPIDPWDSNFLNVDQEMLYEIILAANYLNIKPLLNAGCKVVAEMIRGKSPEEIRKTFNIVNDFTPEEEAAIRRENEWAEDPSAAGLPQIFKSVDHFAFPIRLKKLTLRILASNPYHRHTEGHLIEPYKSVPMVSKKSRSRAGSVKFVRHRSLHADKVCNKSFPKLTGNIKTKLASRSHSRPKPRPLSLNSYGPERDLISETKAKHRQSSSSIPMEQLSKRRHIDGQESSLAQTQATKSEASLDPSSQEKISGKSMYKLPDTHSSTSFVALSKPQAAFKNPSSSSASLLAAKKSNLSVDSDDGIEVHGNVTLKNASTNNYATLDLSPVVSGRPIKFSPISKKHRLPRRLHLHLRTGAESERKASASSSIQNSISNSSWFSSDPNGPVDESTIGAEKSFPSPISASGAQQSLHPSATKRKSNGLISSLINSLSFRSQPESNDHIDSPVLSLADLPKSDELLTPVHSQQNSDVLASPSAESVSFKPVKKSLVSTLGQGGLTLESIMADKSPSLHEKQDGVFNDYVESPKSDGIVQSLDEDTISEDSMLSSSGARVSGQFRRRQNRNYRSVTESKPGSPMSIKMGHLNSGINGSLSKAFQKPCMSIKNPLHGVRGRSKTVSAGEKIKNDSDSQFGADTSAPMVKRPSEMTIDEDSELTKYNSSNKDESSVSLQYPKKTVDMASRLGLKFANEKRQSYFHGLFTEIPDNEPLFEDYSCALRKDILVQGRLFISSKHMAFYSNIIGLVTHICVPWNKVLSIQKKKTVGIPNALQFSTLHDKYSFASFMSRDSTYKFIYKIWTNGTSKPLAGSMDTLDINLDPEVESQDDDSDLNEPDEENTEDGEMLNFVEGAKIKNADQTRKLSKSKNGNAGEEIGDLAHDEGYDTDSSVSDPENMVSDMADSENDLEKNKKGFNGLTLSGPRHHSPTSTGYTAESNESPISEGNVINAPVGVVFELLFGDDVTFTKDVLKAQGNIDISDVPKFADGTRTYTFTKPLNGPIGPKQTKCHITEKIEKKDFDTCIIVSQTSETPDVPSGNSFQIRTRSFLSWGSNDTTILSVYASVVWTGKSWIKSAVEKGSVSGQKQSVAVLLQELRKKVQDAGKEKSKRKSTSTKKRVAEKQILEVVKPLEAGPKPVASSGFMSWIPGLSTILEVKFDLKTVLIIVLFVILLFGRSRPTTQLGYSIDNLTGDIQYSGFPLTSSFQVNGVGSRRFLQSEADLWDWIDERHKKVSLQDQINDSTGEHSPVSLKHGKIQPSAPSDKRFDGSLDSVEQIGSKLKSQELESIVEMMEKRLEILKQQAQIAQDRESADAI; from the exons atggCTAAAGAAAGACAAATAGTGATTATAACATCCGATGGGGATAAGTTTCCAGTCGAGAGAAAGGTGGCTGAAAAATCCATACTTATAAAAAACATGTTGAAGAACTTGTTGCCACCTGAAGATGAGCAGGAAGACGATGATAGTGATGTGGATGTGGACGAGGATGATGAGCCAATCGAAATTCCTACACAGAATGTGAGGTCTGCGGTGATGAAGAACATTCTGGAATGGTGTGAGCATTACAAGGATTACGAATTTCCAGATGACGAGCAGGATGATGATTCCAAGAAATCAGCACCAATCGATCCATGGGACAGCAATTTCCTCAATGTTGACCAGGAGATGCTTTATGAAATCATCCTCGCTGCAAACTACTTGAACATCAAGCCCCTCCTTAATGCTGGATGTAAAGTTGTTGCTGAGATGATACGTGGGAAATCGCCGGAGGAGATCAGAAAGACGTTTAATATAGTCAATGACTTCACTCCAGAGGAGGAGGCTGCCATAAGGAGAGAAAACGAGTGGGCTGAAGACC CTTCAGCAGCCGGCTTACCCCAGATATTCAAGTCTGTCGACCACTTTGCATTTCCCATAAGGTTAAAAAAGCTTACACTACGAATTCTAGCTAGCAATCCATACCATAGACACACTGAAGGCCACTTGATCGAGCCGTACAAAAGTGTTCCAATGGTATCCAAGAAGTCGCGATCACGTGCTGGAAGTGTCAAGTTTGTGAGACACCGGTCTCTTCATGCAGATAAGGTGTGTAATAAGTCGTTTCCGAAATTGACAGGCAACATTAAAACAAAGCTGGCGAGTAGATCCCATTCAAGGCCAAAGCCACGTCCACTCTCGCTGAATTCATATGGACCTGAGCGTGATCTCATTTCCGAAACGAAGGCAAAGCACAGACAATCTAGCAGTAGCATTCCAATGGAGCAactttccaaaagaagacatATTGATGGCCAGGAGTCCAGTTTGGCTCAAACCCAAGCCACAAAGTCGGAAGCATCGCTTGATCCCTCAAGTCAGGAAAAGATCAGTGGGAAGAGCATGTACAAATTACCAGATACGCATTCTTCAACGTCATTTGTGGCCTTAAGTAAGCCGCAGGCAGCATTCAAAAATCCATCATCTTCCAGTGCCAGCTTGTTGGCAGCCAAGAAATCCAACTTGAGTGTTGATTCTGACGATGGGATCGAGGTGCACGGAAATGTCACGCTTAAAAATGCAAGCACAAACAACTATGCCACATTGGATTTGTCTCCGGTTGTTTCCGGAAGGCCAATCAAGTTCAGTCcgatttcaaaaaagcacaGGCTCCCGCGTAGGTTGCATCTCCACTTGAGAACCGGGGCGGAATCCGAAAGAAAGGCTTCTGCCAGTTCAAGCATCCAGAATTCGATATCTAATTCATCTTGGTTCAGCTCTGATCCCAATGGTCCAGTTGATGAGTCCACCATCGGTGCAGAAAAGAGCTTTCCAAGCCCAATTTCAGCATCTGGGGCCCAGCAGTCGCTTCATCCCTCTGCCACAAAACGAAAATCTAACGGACTCATTTCCTCACTTATCAATTCGCTCAGTTTCAGGTCGCAACCCGAGTCTAATGACCATATAGACTCGCCAGTTTTATCGCTAGCGGATCTTCCGAAGTCCGACGAGTTGCTAACACCCGTGCACTCGCAGCAGAATTCTGATGTTCTGGCATCACCATCTGCCGAGTCTGTGTCTTTTAAGCCTGTAAAAAAGTCCCTGGTGAGCACTTTGGGGCAAGGAGGGCTCACATTGGAGTCAATAATGGCCGATAAATCTCCATCTCTGCACGAAAAACAAGACGGTGTATTCAATGACTATGTTGAAAGTCCCAAGTCGGATGGAATCGTTCAGTCTTTAGATGAAGATACCATTTCGGAAGATTCcatgctttcttcttccggTGCAAGAGTTAGCGGACAGTTTAGACGGCGGCAAAATCGCAATTATAGATCTGTGACAGAGTCAAAACCGGGAAGTCCCATGAGTATCAAAATGGGGCATCTCAATTCTGGAATCAACGGCAGTCTCTCGAAAGCATTTCAAAAGCCGTGCATGAGTATAAAGAATCCTCTCCATGGTGTTCGAGGAAGAAGCAAGACTGTTTCTGCTGGcgaaaaaatcaaaaacgACTCGGATTCGCAGTTTGGAGCAGATACAAGCGCTCCTATGGTAAAAAGGCCATCTGAGATGACTATAGATGAGGATAGCGAGCTGACAAAGTACAACAGCTCGAACAAGGATGAATCCAGTGTTAGTCTTCAGTACCCGAAGAAGACTGTCGATATGGCTTCGAGGCTAGGTTTGAAGTTTGCCAACGAGAAAAGACAGAGCTACTTTCACGGGTTATTCACCGAAATCCCGGATAACGAGCCTCTATTTGAGGATTATTCGTGTGCGTTGAGAAAGGACATTCTTGTGCAGGGACGCTTGTTTATAAGCAGTAAGCACATGGCCTTCTACTCTAATATAATAGGTCTTGTCACGCACATTTGCGTTCCTTGGAATAAGGTTCTAAGtatccaaaagaagaaaaccGTCGGAATTCCCAACGCTTTGCAGTTCAGCACTTTGCACGATAAGTACTCGTTTGCCAGTTTCATGTCTCGGGACTCGACTTACAAGTTCATCTACAAGATTTGGACTAATGGCACATCTAAGCCCTTAGCCGGAAGTATGGATACACTGGATATCAACTTGGATCCAGAGGTAGAGAGTCAAGACGATGACAGTGATCTTAATGAGCcggatgaagaaaatacagagGATGGTGAAATGTTGAATTTTGTGGAGGGAGcaaagataaagaatgcGGATCAAACAAGAAAGCTATCCAAGAGTAAGAATGGAAACGCTGGTGAGGAAATCGGGGATCTTGCACATGATGAAGGTTATGACACGGATTCGAGTGTCTCTGATCCAGAAAACATGGTTAGTGATATGGCTGACAGTGAAAATGACTTGgagaagaataagaaagGCTTCAACGGCCTTACATTATCCGGACCAAGGCACCATTCGCCAACTTCAACTGGATATACTGCAGAAAGCAATGAGTCGCCGATTTCCGAGGGCAATGTAATAAATGCACCGGTTGGTGTAGTCTTTGAGCTTCTGTTTGGAGACGATGTTACCTTTACTAAAGATGTACTCAAAGCGCAGGGGAACATTGATATATCGGATGTACCCAAATTTGCCGATGGAACTAGAACATACACATTTACAAAGCCTTTGAACGGACCTATTGGACCAAAGCAGACCAAATGCCACATTACAGAAAAAATcgaaaagaaggattttGACACTTGCATTATTGTAAGCCAAACTTCGGAGACACCGGATGTTCCGAGTGGGAACTCCTTTCAAATCAGGACGCGATCTTTCCTTTCGTGGGGTTCGAACGATACTACAATACTTTCAGTTTATGCCAGTGTGGTTTGGACAGGAAAATCATGGATTAAGAGTGCTGTTGAGAAAGGTTCTGTTTCCGGTCAAAAGCAAAGTGTTGCTGTTTTGTTACAGGAACTCAGGAAGAAGGTCCAAGATgcaggaaaggaaaagtcgAAACGTAAATCGACATCCACCAAAAAGCGTGTTGCGGAGAAACAGATTCTTGAAGTGGTTAAACCATTAGAAGCAGGGCCAAAGCCGGTGGCTAGCTCAGGATTCATGTCTTGGATACCTGGTCTTTCAACAATCCTTGAAGTCAAGTTTGATCTCAAGACTGTCTTGATCATTGTGCTCTTTGTAATACTGCTATTCGGAAGATCACGTCCTACAACACAGCTTGGATACTCCATAGACAATCTAACAGGCGACATTCAGTATTCTGGATTTCCTttgacttcttcttttcaagtcAACGGAGTTGGTTCCAGGcgttttcttcaaagtgAAGCCGATCTTTGGGACTGGATCGACGAACGGCATAAAAAGGTGTCCTTACAAGATCAAATTAATGATTCAACCGGTGAACATTCTCCTGTTAGCCTGAAACATGGCAAAATTCAACCCTCGGCTCCATCTGACAAAAGATTTGACGGTAGTCTTGACAGTGTGGAACAGATTGGATCAAAACTTAAGAGCCAGGAGCTCGAAAGTATCGTTGAGATGATGGAGAAAAGACTTGAAATCCTGAAGCAACAAGCTCAGATTGCTCAGGATCGTGAAAGTGCCGATgccatttaa